A single genomic interval of Nostoc commune NIES-4072 harbors:
- a CDS encoding ATP-binding protein, translated as MIRANSSLSASNRESHPSRNLLIRFILGGTTLIVSISAYFSYQAARNMMLKDLRHSAFLEVQRGGAEIEEWLHVRQVEVQTLANTSTVRSLNWSVAEPYLKAEVKRIHEFFFFQIATPDGSYSNTKVGRANKNIRDRDYFQKAIAGKSNISDPFISRSTGISLIAISTPIWSNSAISSSPIGTFHGNVKVDHIADVVNSLYYGANSYAFALNSQGQAIVHPNSALMSTVEKPAPSLLKIGDRNLNAIAQQMVNKQQGIELMEIDGTKKYVAYLPLQAANWSVALVIPRENIESRLQFLDLIALIVGGLTVTMITVLWQVQAFEQAELKKSKAAADTANHAKSEFLANMSHELRTPLNGILGCAQILLRSPALPNQEQYHVNIIEQCGSHLLTLINDILDLSKIEAKKLELHPVDVHFPSFLQGIVEICQIRAKQKGILFVYKPAINLPTGVHVDVKRLRQVLLNLLGNAIKFTDEGQVTFNIEVIDQPSSDRQKHRLRCTVEDTGIGITPAELSKIFLPFEQVGDKKRQAEGTGLGLAITRQLVQMMGSDIHVESQIGQGSSFWFELEISEATDWVQSAMSTTGYAYGSSEKQIIGFEGNSYTILMIDDRWENRTVITNLLQPLGFNVVEASNGKEGLEIAIALKPDLIITDLLMPEMDGFELIEHLRHTPEIKDVLIIVSSASVFEADKHRSLQAGGNAFLTKPIHVDELLHQLQQYLNLVWIYKQSQPDGEKAKEAIANSQSAQLTPPSPQVLQELVTLASKGNFNAILKWADQLEETDITFAPFASEIKQLARQFDEDLILNFLTQYAIEPA; from the coding sequence TTGATCCGAGCAAACTCCAGCCTATCAGCATCTAACAGAGAAAGTCATCCCTCACGAAATTTACTAATTCGATTTATTCTTGGCGGCACTACCCTTATAGTCAGTATTTCTGCTTATTTTAGCTATCAAGCCGCTAGAAATATGATGCTCAAAGATTTGAGACATAGCGCTTTTTTAGAGGTACAAAGAGGGGGTGCTGAAATTGAGGAGTGGTTACACGTTCGCCAAGTGGAGGTACAAACCCTAGCTAATACTTCAACTGTACGTTCCTTAAACTGGTCTGTGGCAGAACCTTATTTAAAGGCAGAAGTCAAGCGTATTCATGAATTTTTCTTTTTCCAAATAGCTACCCCAGATGGTTCATATTCCAATACAAAAGTTGGTCGAGCAAATAAAAATATTCGGGATCGAGACTACTTTCAAAAAGCAATTGCGGGAAAGAGCAACATTTCCGATCCCTTCATTAGCCGTTCTACAGGAATTTCTTTAATTGCAATATCTACCCCGATTTGGTCAAATTCTGCTATCAGTAGTTCACCGATAGGGACTTTCCACGGCAATGTGAAAGTCGATCATATTGCAGATGTTGTCAACTCCCTGTACTACGGTGCAAATAGTTATGCTTTTGCTCTCAATTCTCAAGGACAAGCGATCGTACATCCTAATTCGGCGTTAATGTCAACCGTAGAAAAGCCTGCACCCAGCCTGCTGAAAATTGGCGATCGCAATTTAAATGCGATCGCGCAGCAGATGGTAAACAAACAACAGGGAATTGAGTTAATGGAAATTGACGGCACTAAAAAGTATGTAGCTTATCTGCCGTTGCAAGCCGCTAATTGGTCTGTAGCTTTGGTGATTCCCCGCGAAAATATCGAATCTCGATTGCAATTCCTCGATTTAATCGCCTTAATTGTTGGTGGATTGACAGTCACCATGATCACCGTCTTGTGGCAAGTGCAAGCATTTGAACAAGCTGAACTGAAAAAATCTAAAGCTGCGGCTGATACAGCCAACCATGCTAAAAGTGAATTTTTAGCCAACATGAGCCATGAACTGCGAACGCCTTTGAATGGCATTCTCGGTTGTGCCCAAATTTTACTGCGTTCCCCAGCTTTACCGAATCAAGAACAATATCATGTCAATATTATTGAACAATGCGGCTCTCATTTGCTAACTTTAATTAATGATATTTTGGATCTCTCCAAAATTGAAGCAAAAAAGCTAGAACTGCATCCAGTTGATGTGCATTTCCCATCTTTTCTCCAAGGAATTGTGGAAATATGCCAGATTCGGGCAAAACAAAAAGGCATTTTGTTTGTTTATAAACCCGCGATCAACTTGCCTACAGGGGTTCATGTTGATGTCAAAAGATTACGTCAGGTGCTATTAAATCTGTTGGGAAATGCCATAAAATTTACAGATGAAGGTCAGGTTACTTTCAATATTGAAGTAATCGATCAACCTTCCAGCGATCGCCAGAAACATCGCCTTCGATGCACCGTAGAAGATACGGGAATTGGTATAACTCCCGCAGAATTGAGCAAAATTTTCTTGCCATTTGAACAAGTAGGTGATAAAAAGCGCCAAGCTGAAGGTACAGGGCTGGGTTTAGCTATTACTCGACAGTTAGTACAGATGATGGGTAGCGATATCCATGTTGAGAGTCAGATCGGTCAGGGGAGTAGCTTCTGGTTTGAATTGGAGATTTCCGAAGCAACAGACTGGGTACAATCTGCGATGTCTACGACGGGCTACGCCTACGGATCATCAGAGAAACAAATCATTGGCTTTGAGGGTAACTCTTACACCATCCTGATGATTGACGATCGCTGGGAGAATCGCACAGTGATTACAAACTTACTGCAACCACTGGGTTTTAATGTAGTTGAAGCCAGCAATGGTAAAGAAGGTTTAGAAATAGCGATCGCCCTCAAGCCAGACTTAATCATCACAGATTTGCTGATGCCAGAAATGGATGGGTTTGAATTAATTGAACACCTGCGTCACACTCCAGAAATTAAGGATGTATTGATTATTGTTTCTTCCGCCAGTGTCTTTGAAGCCGACAAACATCGCAGTCTGCAAGCTGGAGGTAACGCCTTCTTAACCAAACCTATACATGTAGATGAATTATTGCATCAACTACAACAATATTTAAATTTGGTATGGATTTACAAGCAATCTCAGCCTGATGGAGAAAAAGCCAAAGAAGCAATAGCAAATAGCCAATCTGCTCAATTAACCCCTCCTTCCCCCCAAGTGTTGCAGGAACTAGTCACCTTAGCTAGTAAAGGTAACTTCAATGCTATTCTCAAGTGGGCCGATCAACTGGAGGAAACAGATATAACCTTCGCGCCATTTGCTAGCGAAATAAAGCAGCTAGCAAGGCAATTTGATGAAGATTTAA
- a CDS encoding tetratricopeptide repeat protein translates to MLGNTLVGRYQIISNLGGGGFGETFVASDTQLPGSPPCVVKKLKPQASDPVTLETARRLFDTEAQVLYKLGTHDRIPQLLAYFEENAEFYLVQELIEGHDLSLELIPGKTWSQEQVISFLQELLTILEFVHQQNVIHRDVNPRNILRRHPDGKLILIDFGAVKQITTQVILPEGSIKGTVAIGTPGYIPGEQAHGTPKLSSDIYATGIIAIQALTGLSPEEIVKDRDTNEIIWHNQATVTPEFAQFLDKMVCYDFRQRYASATVALQALKELTQPPAQTIALTPISPPININKSQPKKGIFGKILLAILLIGVSTIASILVFNYINSNNAIELSKQGNTLFDLQRYQDALEVYEKAVNIRPDYAQGWNGQGKTLYKLKKYKDALAAYDRAIQIQPDYFEAWSGRGFVLGNLQRYQEAIASFDKALQFNNKSSEIWNAKGEAFSNLNQYDQAIQSYEKAIEFQPYNYEAWYKKGLALQNSNRYEEAIAAYQKVVDLKPDYEQAWYNWGNALVKLQRYRDAFTAYDKAVQYQPNYYQAWLSRGNVLLNLQRYPEAIESFNQVIKYNPSNYQAWYNLGWSLHQAQRYEEAIKAYKKAATLKQKDYQVWYNLGNSQYILQKYEDAIASYNKAVRYKPDHSESWYSRGNALLNLKQFKDAIASYDQAIKYKPNYQQAIEGRNQAQIQLQGEISKPKPVIVPVLPFPNATNSPQTTP, encoded by the coding sequence ATGCTGGGAAACACACTTGTAGGAAGATACCAGATTATTAGTAACTTGGGAGGTGGGGGTTTTGGTGAAACTTTTGTGGCAAGTGATACACAATTACCCGGTTCACCTCCATGTGTTGTTAAGAAACTTAAACCCCAAGCAAGTGATCCCGTAACCTTGGAGACAGCTAGGCGTTTATTTGATACGGAAGCACAAGTTCTGTATAAATTAGGAACTCACGATCGCATTCCCCAACTTTTAGCTTACTTTGAGGAGAACGCTGAATTTTATCTCGTACAGGAATTGATTGAAGGGCATGACTTGAGTCTAGAATTAATTCCAGGTAAAACCTGGAGTCAAGAGCAAGTAATTTCATTTTTACAAGAACTTTTGACAATCCTAGAATTTGTCCATCAACAGAATGTAATTCACCGTGATGTCAATCCGCGAAATATCCTCAGACGCCACCCAGATGGCAAATTAATCTTAATTGATTTTGGTGCAGTTAAACAAATTACTACCCAGGTGATTCTTCCCGAAGGCTCAATTAAAGGTACTGTTGCTATAGGTACGCCTGGATATATCCCTGGAGAACAAGCTCATGGTACACCAAAATTAAGCAGTGATATTTACGCTACGGGAATAATAGCTATTCAAGCTCTCACGGGATTATCACCAGAAGAAATAGTAAAAGATCGCGATACTAATGAAATTATCTGGCACAATCAAGCCACAGTAACGCCAGAATTCGCTCAATTCTTAGATAAGATGGTGTGCTACGATTTTCGCCAACGCTATGCTTCGGCAACGGTAGCATTACAAGCGCTGAAAGAGTTAACACAACCACCTGCACAGACAATTGCATTAACTCCTATTTCTCCACCAATAAATATCAACAAATCTCAACCGAAAAAAGGTATTTTTGGTAAAATTTTACTAGCAATATTGTTAATTGGAGTTAGCACAATAGCATCAATATTAGTTTTTAATTACATTAATTCAAATAACGCTATAGAATTATCCAAACAAGGAAATACTCTTTTTGATTTGCAACGTTATCAAGACGCATTAGAAGTATATGAAAAAGCCGTTAATATTAGACCAGATTATGCTCAAGGATGGAATGGTCAAGGTAAAACGCTCTATAAACTAAAAAAGTACAAAGATGCGCTAGCGGCGTATGATAGAGCAATTCAAATTCAGCCAGATTATTTTGAAGCTTGGAGTGGACGAGGTTTTGTATTGGGAAATCTACAGCGATATCAAGAAGCGATCGCCTCTTTTGACAAAGCCTTACAATTCAATAATAAAAGCTCGGAAATCTGGAATGCTAAGGGTGAAGCTTTTAGTAATTTAAATCAATATGACCAAGCAATTCAATCTTATGAAAAAGCGATTGAATTTCAACCATATAATTACGAGGCTTGGTATAAAAAAGGATTAGCTTTACAAAATTCTAACCGATACGAAGAAGCGATCGCAGCATACCAAAAAGTTGTAGATTTAAAACCAGACTACGAGCAAGCCTGGTATAATTGGGGAAATGCCTTAGTTAAATTGCAACGCTATAGAGACGCATTTACAGCTTATGATAAAGCTGTGCAATACCAGCCAAATTATTATCAAGCCTGGTTATCAAGAGGTAATGTACTACTCAATTTACAACGTTATCCAGAAGCAATTGAATCTTTTAATCAAGTAATCAAATATAATCCCAGTAATTATCAAGCATGGTATAATCTGGGTTGGTCGCTGCATCAAGCCCAACGCTATGAAGAAGCAATAAAAGCTTATAAAAAAGCAGCAACACTTAAGCAAAAAGATTATCAAGTCTGGTATAATTTGGGGAATTCGCAATACATTTTGCAAAAATACGAAGATGCGATCGCGTCTTATAATAAGGCAGTTCGTTATAAACCAGACCATTCTGAAAGCTGGTATAGCAGAGGCAATGCGCTCTTAAATTTGAAGCAGTTTAAAGATGCGATCGCGTCTTACGATCAAGCAATAAAATACAAGCCTAATTACCAACAAGCAATAGAGGGGCGCAATCAAGCCCAAATTCAATTACAAGGCGAAATATCAAAGCCTAAACCTGTAATTGTGCCAGTTCTCCCATTTCCTAATGCTACTAATTCACCGCAAACGACACCCTAG
- a CDS encoding rhomboid family intramembrane serine protease encodes MIPISDNICCRNKPIINYWLIGINIAVFLWELQLEFSGSLGDFVNSWGVIPAQISGAITNALFYNNAAWIIVIWRTFSLLVAIFLHGSFSQILGNLLFLWVFGKTVENILGHRRYLGLYLAAGAIASLIQVLAEPSLTVPLIGGNGAIAGVLGAYIIKFPKAKIDTILPLIILYIPIQLPAFFYLFWWFVQQLFYGIGSLNIPPVGVNQSGGVFWGQVVAILIGAGFMRLKR; translated from the coding sequence ATGATTCCTATTAGTGATAATATTTGTTGTCGGAATAAACCGATTATTAATTACTGGCTGATTGGTATTAATATTGCCGTATTTTTATGGGAGCTTCAACTAGAATTTAGTGGTAGTTTAGGCGATTTTGTTAATAGTTGGGGTGTGATTCCAGCCCAGATTAGTGGGGCAATTACAAATGCATTATTTTACAATAATGCTGCTTGGATAATTGTAATTTGGCGGACATTTTCACTACTTGTTGCAATATTTTTACATGGTAGTTTTAGTCAAATATTGGGAAATCTGTTATTCTTATGGGTTTTTGGTAAAACTGTCGAAAATATTCTAGGGCATAGACGCTATCTCGGTTTGTATCTGGCTGCTGGCGCGATCGCATCTTTAATACAAGTTCTGGCGGAACCGAGTTTGACAGTACCATTGATTGGGGGCAATGGCGCGATCGCAGGTGTTTTAGGAGCATATATTATCAAGTTTCCTAAAGCTAAAATTGACACAATTTTGCCGCTAATAATCTTATATATTCCAATTCAACTTCCAGCTTTTTTCTATCTATTTTGGTGGTTTGTGCAACAATTATTTTATGGCATCGGCAGTTTAAATATTCCTCCTGTTGGCGTAAACCAATCGGGTGGTGTCTTTTGGGGACAGGTTGTGGCAATATTGATTGGTGCAGGTTTTATGCGTTTGAAGAGATAA
- a CDS encoding PAS domain-containing hybrid sensor histidine kinase/response regulator: MPNVDKINFQVTDELVALRQRVAELEQSEIFYQQRQAALEEQVIELEKKLALALEYPHIQAVEYDIKRHFEQGTSTTLNVSTVAVNSEQLQQEVAQRQQVEASLKESEERLRLALEVSQMGLWDWDIITNKVIWSGNYELLFGVLLSSFDSPYETFQKCVYPEDRQSVMQGIAHALEQKSDYNDEFRIVRSDQSVHWISAKGKFIYNDRGQAVRMIGVCMETTVCKQAEESTRELTTQVQEQANILNAILTASVDHIYIFDGRGCYQYVSLDAATILGFKPQDIVGKTLQDLDAPADLIEQVDNQRQAVMKTGQPIKDECKYVTADGVHYYEYILTPLRNSHQKIEGVITVSRDITEHKRAEKLLRESEARFRRLFESNLIGVAFWNVDGFILDANDAFLHVAGYTRDEFASLGKINWRELTPIEYKDLDDRALLEVQTTGVSRIYEKEYLQRNGKRVPIVLGVALLNDSKNNGVAFVLDITARKSVEKECDRLLEREMKARKEAEIANTLKDEFLAVLSHELRTPLNSVLGWSKMLRTRNFDEKTTKHALETIERNAKLQTQLIEDLLDVSRILQGKLNLNTCPVTLVMVVEAAIETVKLAAEAKSIQIQTIFDPTLGQVMGDPNRLGQVVWNLLSNAVKFTPAGGRVEIRLMEVDNQAQIQVSDTGKGIAREFLPYVFDYFRQADSTITRAFGGLGLGLAIVRKVVEMHGGKVQAESLGEGLGSTFTVELPLLVRSEQVMRQENESLDCEAESPLLSDTQVLVVDDEPDIRDLITFILQDYGVQVTAVSSAQEALEALFESVPDVLISDIGMPKTDGYMLMREVRSRSPQQGGNVPAIALTAYAGEMNQQQALAAGFQMHISKPVDPDVLVKAIVDLIEPK, encoded by the coding sequence ATGCCAAATGTTGATAAAATTAACTTTCAAGTCACTGATGAATTAGTAGCTCTGCGGCAGCGTGTAGCTGAGTTAGAGCAATCAGAAATATTTTATCAGCAAAGGCAAGCAGCCCTTGAGGAGCAAGTAATAGAGCTAGAAAAAAAACTGGCGCTTGCACTAGAATATCCCCATATTCAAGCTGTCGAATATGATATTAAGCGGCATTTTGAACAGGGGACATCTACAACCTTAAATGTGTCAACAGTCGCAGTAAATTCAGAACAACTCCAACAAGAAGTTGCCCAACGACAGCAGGTAGAAGCGTCGCTAAAAGAGAGTGAAGAACGGCTCAGGCTAGCTCTAGAGGTTTCCCAGATGGGCTTGTGGGATTGGGATATTATTACCAATAAAGTCATCTGGTCTGGAAATTATGAATTACTTTTTGGTGTGCTTCTAAGTAGTTTTGATAGCCCTTACGAAACGTTTCAGAAGTGTGTTTATCCTGAAGACAGGCAATCTGTAATGCAAGGGATCGCCCACGCTTTAGAACAAAAGTCTGACTACAACGATGAATTTCGCATAGTGCGATCAGACCAAAGTGTACATTGGATTTCTGCTAAAGGAAAATTTATCTACAACGATCGCGGACAAGCGGTACGAATGATCGGCGTATGTATGGAAACTACTGTTTGCAAGCAAGCAGAAGAAAGTACTCGTGAACTCACAACCCAAGTGCAAGAACAGGCAAATATTTTAAATGCCATCCTCACCGCCTCAGTCGATCACATTTATATCTTTGATGGCAGAGGTTGCTATCAGTATGTCAGTCTTGATGCAGCTACTATACTAGGTTTTAAGCCCCAGGATATTGTCGGAAAAACTTTGCAAGACCTGGATGCACCCGCAGACCTTATAGAACAGGTAGATAATCAACGACAAGCTGTCATGAAAACTGGGCAGCCAATCAAGGATGAGTGTAAATATGTTACTGCTGATGGGGTACATTATTATGAATACATCCTCACACCATTACGGAATTCCCACCAAAAAATTGAAGGGGTAATTACAGTTTCTCGTGATATTACCGAACACAAACGGGCAGAAAAATTATTACGCGAAAGTGAAGCCAGATTTCGGCGTTTGTTTGAATCCAACCTAATCGGGGTCGCTTTTTGGAATGTGGATGGCTTTATTCTTGATGCCAATGATGCCTTTCTCCACGTAGCTGGCTACACTCGTGATGAGTTTGCTTCTTTGGGTAAAATTAATTGGAGAGAACTTACTCCTATTGAATATAAAGATTTAGACGATCGCGCCCTTTTGGAAGTGCAAACCACTGGAGTTTCCAGAATTTATGAGAAAGAATATCTCCAGCGCAACGGGAAACGAGTCCCAATTGTTTTGGGCGTAGCCTTGCTGAATGACTCCAAAAATAATGGTGTTGCTTTTGTACTAGATATTACCGCTCGCAAATCAGTTGAGAAAGAATGCGATCGCCTCCTCGAACGAGAAATGAAAGCACGCAAAGAAGCAGAAATCGCCAACACACTCAAAGATGAATTTCTGGCGGTTCTCTCCCATGAACTGCGAACTCCACTCAACTCTGTTCTGGGGTGGTCAAAAATGTTGCGAACTCGTAATTTCGATGAAAAAACCACTAAGCACGCCTTGGAAACCATTGAACGCAACGCGAAGTTACAAACCCAGCTAATTGAAGATTTATTGGATGTGTCTCGCATCCTCCAAGGAAAATTAAACTTGAATACCTGTCCAGTGACTTTGGTAATGGTGGTTGAAGCCGCAATAGAGACAGTAAAACTCGCAGCAGAAGCTAAATCAATTCAAATTCAGACGATATTTGATCCCACTTTGGGACAAGTCATGGGCGATCCAAATCGGCTTGGGCAAGTTGTGTGGAATCTACTTTCCAATGCAGTAAAATTTACACCAGCAGGGGGACGGGTAGAAATTCGACTCATGGAAGTTGACAACCAAGCTCAAATTCAGGTTAGCGATACAGGTAAGGGAATTGCGCGAGAGTTTTTGCCTTATGTGTTCGATTACTTTCGCCAAGCTGATAGCACAATTACACGGGCATTTGGTGGATTAGGTTTAGGATTAGCGATCGTGCGTAAAGTTGTAGAGATGCATGGGGGAAAAGTTCAAGCCGAAAGTCTTGGAGAAGGATTGGGTAGTACTTTCACTGTTGAACTACCGCTTTTAGTTAGAAGTGAACAGGTGATGCGTCAAGAGAATGAGTCTTTAGATTGTGAAGCTGAATCCCCGCTCCTTTCCGATACTCAAGTTTTGGTCGTGGACGATGAACCAGATATCCGCGACTTAATTACCTTTATTTTACAAGACTACGGTGTACAAGTAACTGCCGTATCTTCAGCACAGGAAGCATTAGAAGCGCTGTTTGAGTCAGTACCAGATGTTTTAATTAGCGATATTGGAATGCCAAAGACAGACGGTTATATGCTGATGCGGGAAGTGCGATCGCGATCGCCCCAACAAGGAGGAAACGTACCAGCGATCGCTCTGACGGCTTATGCAGGCGAAATGAATCAGCAGCAAGCATTAGCAGCAGGATTCCAAATGCATATTTCTAAACCAGTAGATCCAGATGTATTGGTGAAAGCGATCGTTGATTTGATTGAGCCAAAATAA
- a CDS encoding polysaccharide lyase family 7 protein, protein MNTKFSNLSFTIAVSAAMIAGASVASPTVVSFSDATATSTSGSFVADNAIDKNKNTHWEAAARGASITARFGNCQRVDDLVLNWYGTNKYTYSVQLSKDNGATWTTVVSNTSGKGNKDAQNITDQAANAIKIVGDIDSRLRIDELKVNSLGLTNGCTSSSNSNSSNDDSGTSNPSNGEVSGGNAQYPADVLDLRKWKIALPISLNSNSNKATEIKQPQLKTYSNSEYFRLNAAKNGVLLKAIAGGARTSTNTAYARSELREMQGDGTESAAWNCVNTDHAMYLEQTLLHTTTNKPEATIGQIHDSKNDLVMVKYFGPSSANGSTDIGKLEARFNNDTIIKPLDSAYKIGDPMTIDIAVTSSGNVTITYKNLRSGVTSSTGTVRMRGIIGSCYFKAGIYIQACSKTDIYGNTNTVCANKKLSADKYETDPYAYAEIELRKITLR, encoded by the coding sequence ATGAATACAAAATTTTCAAACCTGTCTTTTACAATAGCTGTCTCGGCTGCAATGATAGCTGGTGCTTCTGTAGCGTCGCCTACCGTTGTGTCGTTCAGCGATGCTACTGCCACATCTACTAGTGGTTCGTTTGTTGCAGACAACGCTATTGACAAAAATAAGAATACCCACTGGGAGGCTGCCGCCCGTGGTGCTTCCATAACTGCGAGATTCGGTAACTGCCAGCGCGTAGATGATCTGGTGCTTAACTGGTACGGCACCAACAAGTATACCTACAGCGTACAGCTTTCCAAGGACAATGGTGCAACCTGGACTACTGTGGTCAGTAACACCTCTGGCAAGGGCAACAAAGACGCGCAAAACATCACCGACCAAGCCGCCAATGCGATCAAGATCGTGGGTGATATCGATTCTAGATTGCGTATCGACGAATTGAAGGTTAATTCACTGGGTTTGACCAATGGCTGTACAAGCAGTAGTAATTCAAATTCCTCAAATGATGACAGTGGTACTTCAAATCCTTCAAATGGCGAGGTTTCAGGTGGTAACGCTCAGTACCCAGCCGATGTGCTTGACTTAAGGAAGTGGAAGATTGCTCTGCCAATCAGCTTGAATTCCAACTCAAACAAGGCAACGGAAATTAAGCAACCGCAACTCAAGACCTACAGTAATTCAGAATATTTTCGTTTGAATGCTGCCAAAAATGGTGTGCTTTTGAAAGCGATCGCTGGTGGCGCACGTACCAGCACAAATACTGCTTACGCCCGTTCTGAACTGCGTGAAATGCAGGGTGATGGTACGGAATCTGCTGCCTGGAACTGTGTGAATACCGATCATGCGATGTACCTGGAACAGACCCTGTTGCACACCACCACAAACAAGCCGGAAGCCACTATCGGGCAGATCCATGACTCAAAAAACGACCTCGTGATGGTGAAGTACTTCGGCCCGTCCTCTGCCAATGGCTCGACGGACATCGGCAAGCTTGAAGCCCGCTTCAACAACGACACTATTATCAAGCCTCTCGATAGCGCTTACAAGATCGGCGATCCCATGACTATCGACATTGCTGTTACATCCAGTGGCAATGTTACCATCACCTATAAAAACCTGCGTTCAGGTGTAACGAGTAGTACTGGTACAGTGAGGATGAGGGGTATCATCGGTTCCTGTTACTTCAAGGCTGGCATATATATTCAAGCTTGCTCAAAGACTGATATTTACGGCAACACCAACACTGTGTGTGCGAACAAAAAATTGTCTGCTGATAAATACGAGACTGACCCTTACGCTTACGCAGAAATAGAACTACGCAAGATTACCTTACGCTAA
- a CDS encoding GTPase family protein — protein MTEQDDSQQLTEPTDGATTKSVDDSWTNRIGGVWNKATTHLTQLLPVEQVAQTLVEWFSVSETQVAEILEKVRAELPTTEALLIGKPQAGKSSIVRGLTGVSAEIVGQGFRPHTQHTERYAYPSNDLPLLIFTDTIGLGDVKQDTQLIIQELVGDLKKETRSARILVLTVKINDFATDTLRQIAQQLRQKYPNIPCLLVVTCLHEVYPADTIDHPAYPPDYQEVNRAFVAIQQAFAGISDRSVLIDFTLEEDGYNPVFYGLEALRDSLAELLPEAEAQAIYQLLDQEEAGKQLGNLYRDAARRYILPFSIMSATLAAVPLPFATMPVLTALQVSMVGLLGKLYGQTVTPSQAGGVVSAIAGGFLAQAIARELIKFIPGFGSAIAASWAAAYTWALGEAACVYFGDLMGGKKPDPQKIQLVMQEAFQVAQERFKGIKR, from the coding sequence ATGACTGAGCAAGATGATTCTCAGCAATTGACTGAACCGACTGATGGAGCAACTACCAAGTCGGTCGATGATTCGTGGACAAACCGCATTGGCGGTGTCTGGAACAAAGCAACAACACATCTAACGCAACTCTTACCTGTAGAACAAGTGGCACAGACGCTTGTTGAATGGTTTAGTGTAAGCGAAACTCAAGTTGCAGAGATTTTAGAGAAAGTTCGAGCCGAATTGCCAACCACAGAAGCCCTCCTAATTGGTAAACCCCAAGCTGGAAAAAGTTCAATTGTCCGGGGATTGACGGGAGTTTCTGCCGAAATTGTCGGTCAGGGATTTCGTCCTCACACGCAACATACAGAGCGCTATGCTTATCCTTCCAATGACCTGCCGTTACTGATTTTTACTGATACGATAGGACTTGGTGATGTTAAACAAGATACTCAATTAATCATTCAGGAGTTAGTTGGCGATTTAAAAAAGGAAACTCGTTCTGCTAGAATCCTGGTTCTCACCGTCAAAATTAATGATTTTGCAACTGACACGCTAAGACAAATTGCTCAACAGTTGCGCCAGAAGTATCCAAATATTCCCTGTTTGCTGGTGGTTACTTGCTTGCATGAGGTTTATCCTGCCGATACCATCGATCATCCTGCCTATCCACCAGATTATCAGGAAGTCAACCGTGCATTTGTCGCAATCCAACAAGCCTTCGCAGGAATAAGCGATCGCTCTGTACTCATTGACTTTACCCTAGAAGAAGATGGCTATAATCCGGTATTTTATGGCTTAGAAGCACTGCGAGATTCTTTAGCAGAACTACTCCCAGAAGCAGAAGCGCAGGCGATTTATCAACTATTAGATCAAGAAGAAGCTGGAAAGCAACTTGGTAATCTTTACCGAGATGCTGCACGCCGTTATATTTTGCCATTTTCGATTATGTCTGCCACTCTTGCGGCTGTACCTCTGCCATTTGCTACAATGCCCGTACTCACCGCCTTGCAAGTATCAATGGTGGGACTGTTAGGTAAATTATATGGGCAAACAGTTACTCCATCTCAGGCAGGGGGCGTTGTGAGTGCGATCGCAGGTGGTTTTTTAGCACAGGCAATTGCCCGGGAGTTAATTAAATTTATACCAGGTTTTGGTAGTGCGATCGCAGCGTCTTGGGCAGCTGCCTACACCTGGGCATTAGGAGAAGCAGCCTGTGTTTACTTTGGTGATTTAATGGGAGGTAAAAAACCCGATCCCCAGAAAATTCAGTTGGTAATGCAAGAAGCATTTCAGGTGGCGCAAGAACGGTTTAAGGGAATTAAACGGTAA